The DNA segment ATGAAAATTCAAAACTTGTAAAATTACCAGAATACATGACGTCTGAAGAAATTGTATCAGTTTTGGGCAACTTAATAGAAAATTCTTTAGATGAAGTTAAAAATGATGGAACTGGGTTAATATATGTAAAAATAATTCAAAATGAAAAATTTTTAAATATAATAGTTAAGGATAATGGTGGCGGAATTCCGGTTGAATACAGAGAAAAAATATATGAACGAGGCTTTTCAACAAAGGATGGGCAGCGTGGTTATGGAATGTATATAGTAAAAAAAATAATTGATGATTTTAATGGAAAGATAAAACTTGATGTAGATAATGGAACTATTTGGAACATAACGATACCAATGACAAGGAGTGATAAATTTGATTGAAGTAATGATTGTTGAAGATGATCCTTTGGTTATGGAGATAAATTCTAAATTCTTAAAAAGAATAGAAGGATTTATTTTGTATAAAGCAGTTTCTAATCTTAATGATGCAAAAAAGTTTATATTGATTAAAAAACCAGACTTAATATTACTTGATGTATATCTTCCTAAAGAAAATGGGATTGATTTATTAAAATGGATAAGGAGACAAGAGTTAGATATAGATATTATTTTAATTACAGCTGATAAAACAATTGAAAGAGTCCAAGAAGCTTTTAGGTACGGAGTAGTGGATTATCTTATAAAGCCTTTTAGTTTTGAAAGATTTAAAGAATCACTCATTCAATTTAAAGATAGGTATAATCAATTTAATGAAAACAATATAATTGAGCAAGAGGAATTAGATAAATTTATATCTAGTTCTACTACTTATCAAAGTGATTTTCCTAAAGGGCTGAATAAATATACATATAGGGCTATATTAAATGAAATAGAAAAAAGTAATTACAGAGATTTTACAGTAGAGATTTTGGCAGAAAAATTAGGCATAGCAAAAACAACGATCAGGAGATATCTTGAATACATGCAAAAAGAAAATAAAGTAGAAAAGTTTATAGAATACGGTAAAGTTGGTAGACCTCAATATAAATATTATAAACTATAATGATACCAGGAAGATAGACAGATAAAAAAAGCAGTGCACTGCGTGATAAGGTAAGAAAAACGCCAACATGTCGAGAAAGACATGATAACTAGCTCATCGAATTCAGATGTGGAATTCCTGTGCCATACAGAGCTAACGCTGATGAGGTATATCAAAACCGGAGCATTGTGTGTTGAGACTCCTGCTGGCAATGGTGTGTCGCTACATGCTATTGTCAGAAGTCAGGTAAAGTCGTAACCTGAAAACCTAAACCTTGCACTACGCAAGACATGGATAATAATGGTGCAGACATCCGTGACCCATGGAGATGAGAGAAAGGTATACCTGAAGCTCCGTCATCTTACGCCGCAAAAATGTGGAAACAAGGGAAGCCTTGCAATATGCCGTCTATTCATATTGTAAGTACAAGTCTAAAATGACTTAAAATAGCCAATGTATAACTGTAGCTCAAACATTGGTGTGAACTTCCCGGAGTATAGTACCCTACTAAAGATCACGAATAAGGATAGATGAGCTGGAATGCAGGAGAGCCTACATGCGGAATGTGGCGACATGATGAAACATGTAGGAAGTCGGAGGTGTCATAGTAGTAATGATGTATCATAACAAAAATCATACTGAACGAAGGACGCCAGACGATTAGTTCTTGCAGATAATTCTCGTCGAAATCTTGAAAGTTCTCGGAATATAGGTTGCCTTATGTATATAAACAGCAAGCTTGCAAGTGAACGACAACTAGACAAAAAGCCAAAGTTAATGAATTTAGAGAATTATTGCAAGCAAGCAATAGCAGTGGTGATAAAGTTTGACTCCGTAATGGTGACTAATTGTTAGAAAGCTGTATGAGGCGAAAGTCTCATGTACGGTTTGAAGTGGGGGAAAAAGGCAGAGATAGCATCAAAACCTTACCAAACATTACTATGCATGATGGCGAAAGCTGTCATGCCTTTTTTGTGCTTTATCTAAAAAAGGTAATTAACTTGCTATAATGTTAAAAAATTATAAAAAGGTGTTTATTATAACAGGAAAAAATGGTACTATATGAATATAAATCAAAGAGAGGAATGAGTTTATAAATGTTTTTAAAGTTGCAAATAAAAAAAGCTAAAAATAAAAAAATTGGATATCAATTAATTTCTGC comes from the Thermoanaerobacterium aotearoense genome and includes:
- a CDS encoding response regulator, with protein sequence MIEVMIVEDDPLVMEINSKFLKRIEGFILYKAVSNLNDAKKFILIKKPDLILLDVYLPKENGIDLLKWIRRQELDIDIILITADKTIERVQEAFRYGVVDYLIKPFSFERFKESLIQFKDRYNQFNENNIIEQEELDKFISSSTTYQSDFPKGLNKYTYRAILNEIEKSNYRDFTVEILAEKLGIAKTTIRRYLEYMQKENKVEKFIEYGKVGRPQYKYYKL